From the genome of Pseudomonas sp. Teo4, one region includes:
- a CDS encoding ABC transporter permease → MLLTLEPRLQQSRRHLLLSPLLAGLLTLLSGALLFAALGHDPLAAFHTLLIEPVQDLYGLSELLIKAIPILLCALGLSVAYQARIWNIGAEGQLLIGALAGSALAVNIIDWTSSWALVLVIVAGVLAGAVWAALAAWLRTHFNANEILTTIMLNYIALNLLLYFVHGPLKDPDGYSFPQSAMFGDASRLPTLFEDVRLHGGVYLVLLAAVAVWVLLSRSFMGFQVRVLGLDSRAAGLMGFREKRLVWLALLISGALAGLAGVCEVTGPIGQLVPQVSPGYGYAAITVAFLGRLNPLGILVAGLLMALLYLGGENAQMALNLPQSLTELFQGMMLFFLLACDLLILYRVRLGRWLKPVAVKNTAQATA, encoded by the coding sequence ATGCTATTGACCCTCGAACCTCGCCTGCAGCAGTCGCGTCGCCACTTGCTGCTGTCGCCGCTGCTGGCCGGCCTGCTGACACTGCTCAGTGGCGCCCTGCTGTTCGCCGCACTCGGCCATGACCCGCTGGCGGCCTTCCATACCTTGCTGATCGAACCGGTGCAGGACCTTTACGGCCTGAGCGAACTGCTGATCAAGGCCATCCCCATCCTGTTGTGCGCCCTGGGCCTGTCGGTGGCCTACCAGGCGCGCATCTGGAACATCGGCGCCGAAGGCCAACTGCTGATCGGCGCCCTGGCCGGCAGCGCGCTGGCGGTGAACATCATCGACTGGACCTCGTCGTGGGCACTGGTGCTGGTGATCGTGGCCGGCGTGCTGGCCGGCGCCGTGTGGGCGGCACTGGCGGCGTGGTTGCGCACGCACTTCAACGCCAACGAAATCCTCACCACCATCATGCTCAATTACATCGCCCTGAACCTGCTGCTGTACTTCGTGCATGGCCCGCTGAAAGACCCCGACGGCTATAGCTTCCCGCAGTCGGCCATGTTCGGCGACGCCAGCCGGCTGCCGACGCTGTTCGAGGATGTGCGCCTGCACGGTGGTGTTTACCTGGTGCTGCTGGCCGCCGTCGCGGTGTGGGTGCTGTTGTCGCGCAGCTTCATGGGCTTCCAGGTACGGGTACTGGGCCTGGACAGCCGCGCCGCGGGGTTGATGGGCTTTCGCGAGAAACGCCTGGTGTGGCTAGCCCTGCTGATCAGCGGCGCGCTGGCGGGCCTGGCCGGGGTCTGCGAAGTAACCGGGCCCATCGGCCAGCTGGTGCCGCAAGTGTCGCCAGGCTATGGCTACGCGGCGATCACCGTCGCCTTCCTTGGCCGCCTCAACCCGTTGGGCATCCTGGTTGCCGGCCTGCTCATGGCACTGCTCTACCTCGGTGGTGAAAACGCCCAGATGGCGCTCAACCTGCCGCAATCGCTGACCGAGCTGTTCCAGGGAATGATGCTGTTCTTCCTGCTCGCCTGCGACCTGCTGATTCTCTACCGCGTGCGTCTCGGCCGCTGGCTCAAGCCAGTTGCAGTGAAGAACACCGCACAAGCCACCGCCTGA
- a CDS encoding ABC transporter ATP-binding protein has protein sequence MSPSNPPLRLELRAITKRYPGTLANDRIDLSIHPGEIHALLGENGAGKSTLMKIIYGVTAPDSGEVLWQGQRVQVRDPAQARALGIGMVFQHFSLFETLTVAENIALALGPEAGTPKQLEPRIREVSQRYGMGLAPERLVHSLSIGERQRVEIVRCLMQDIRLLILDEPTSVLTPQEVDELFVTLRALAAEGCSILFISHKLGEVRALCDTATVLRGGRVSGACVPRECSDLQLARLMVGDAEGLEASYPKVDGGQVRLRVDDLSWRNLDPFGTSLGQLRLEVRSGEIVGIAGVAGNGQDELLALLSGEARLPRSERERITLDQQPMANLHPDERRRLGVAIVPAERLGHGAVPDMSLADNALLSSFHQGLVEHGMVRRSRVLALAERIVQRFGVKTPDIHTPARSLSGGNLQKFILGREVLQQPKLLVAAHPTWGVDVGAAATIHRELIALRDAGAAILVISEDLDELFQISDRLGALCGGRLSPLKATAHTTLTEVGRWMAGQFDNPAAA, from the coding sequence ATGTCCCCTTCCAACCCGCCGTTACGCCTTGAACTGCGCGCCATCACCAAGCGCTACCCGGGCACCCTGGCCAACGACCGCATCGACCTGAGCATCCACCCCGGCGAAATCCACGCCCTGCTGGGTGAGAACGGCGCTGGCAAAAGCACCTTGATGAAGATCATCTACGGCGTCACCGCCCCCGACAGTGGCGAGGTGCTGTGGCAAGGCCAGCGTGTGCAGGTACGTGACCCGGCGCAAGCGCGGGCACTGGGCATTGGCATGGTGTTCCAGCATTTTTCGCTGTTCGAGACCCTCACCGTGGCCGAGAACATCGCCCTGGCCCTGGGCCCTGAAGCTGGTACGCCAAAGCAGTTGGAGCCACGCATTCGCGAAGTGTCGCAACGCTACGGCATGGGCCTGGCGCCGGAGCGTCTGGTGCATAGTCTGTCGATTGGCGAGCGCCAGCGGGTGGAGATCGTTCGCTGCCTGATGCAGGACATCCGTCTGTTGATTCTCGACGAGCCAACCTCGGTGCTCACCCCGCAGGAAGTCGATGAGCTGTTCGTCACCCTGCGCGCCCTGGCGGCCGAGGGCTGCAGCATCCTGTTCATCAGCCACAAGCTAGGTGAAGTGCGTGCCCTGTGCGACACCGCCACGGTGCTGCGCGGCGGCCGTGTTTCTGGGGCCTGCGTGCCGCGTGAATGCAGCGACCTGCAACTGGCGCGGTTGATGGTCGGCGACGCCGAAGGCCTGGAAGCCAGCTACCCGAAAGTGGATGGCGGGCAGGTGCGTCTGCGCGTGGATGACCTCAGCTGGCGCAACCTCGACCCGTTCGGCACCTCGCTCGGCCAGCTGCGCCTGGAGGTGCGCAGTGGCGAAATCGTCGGCATCGCCGGGGTTGCCGGCAACGGCCAGGATGAACTGCTGGCGCTGCTTTCCGGCGAAGCCCGCCTGCCGCGAAGCGAACGCGAGCGCATCACCCTCGACCAGCAACCCATGGCGAACCTGCACCCGGACGAGCGCCGCCGCCTTGGCGTGGCCATCGTTCCCGCCGAGCGCCTGGGCCACGGCGCGGTGCCGGACATGAGCCTGGCCGACAACGCGCTGCTGTCCTCGTTTCACCAAGGGCTGGTGGAGCACGGCATGGTTCGCCGCAGCCGCGTGTTGGCCCTGGCCGAACGCATCGTGCAGCGCTTCGGGGTGAAGACCCCGGACATCCACACCCCGGCCCGCAGCTTGTCTGGCGGCAACCTGCAGAAGTTCATCCTCGGCCGTGAAGTGCTGCAGCAACCCAAATTGCTGGTGGCTGCACACCCGACCTGGGGCGTGGACGTCGGCGCGGCGGCCACCATCCACCGCGAGCTGATCGCCCTGCGCGACGCCGGGGCGGCGATTCTGGTGATTTCCGAAGACCTCGACGAGCTGTTCCAGATCAGCGACCGCCTCGGCGCCCTGTGCGGCGGTCGCCTGTCGCCGCTCAAGGCCACCGCGCACACCACCCTCACCGAAGTCGGCCGCTGGATGGCCGGCCAATTCGACAACCCTGCTGCCGCCTGA
- a CDS encoding ABC transporter permease has product MDLDLVSNILYAMVRCGTPLLLVALGELVCEKTGVLNLGQEGMMLFGAVIGFIVAFSTGSLWLGVLLACLAGMLLSALFALVALGCQANQVATGLALTIFGIGLSAFVGTAWVGKPLAGFEPLAIPMLSDIPLIGHMLFNQDVLVYLSFVLFGVIAWVLLKSRLGLILQAVGENPNAASAMGLPVLRVRTLAVLFGGAMAGMAGAYLSLAYTPMWAENMSAGRGWIALALVVFASWRVWRVLLGAYLFGLASILHLVAQGIGISVPSNLLAMLPYVATILVLVLLSRDAVRTRLYAPVSLGQPWRAGH; this is encoded by the coding sequence ATGGACCTCGACCTTGTCAGTAACATCCTTTACGCCATGGTGCGCTGCGGCACCCCGCTGCTGCTGGTGGCGCTCGGCGAGCTGGTGTGCGAGAAAACCGGCGTGCTCAACCTCGGCCAGGAGGGCATGATGCTGTTCGGCGCGGTGATCGGCTTCATCGTCGCCTTCTCCACCGGCAGCCTGTGGCTGGGCGTGCTGCTGGCCTGCCTGGCCGGCATGCTGCTGTCGGCGTTGTTCGCCCTGGTGGCCCTGGGTTGCCAGGCCAACCAGGTGGCCACCGGCCTTGCCCTGACCATTTTCGGTATTGGCCTTTCGGCCTTCGTCGGTACCGCCTGGGTGGGCAAGCCGCTGGCGGGCTTCGAGCCGCTGGCCATCCCCATGCTTAGCGACATTCCGCTGATTGGCCACATGCTGTTCAACCAGGACGTGCTGGTGTACCTGTCGTTCGTGCTGTTCGGGGTCATTGCCTGGGTGCTGCTCAAGAGCCGGCTGGGCCTGATTCTGCAAGCGGTCGGCGAGAACCCCAATGCCGCCAGCGCCATGGGCTTGCCGGTGCTGCGGGTGCGCACACTGGCCGTGCTGTTCGGCGGAGCCATGGCCGGCATGGCCGGGGCCTACCTGTCGCTGGCCTACACGCCGATGTGGGCAGAGAACATGAGCGCAGGCCGTGGCTGGATCGCCCTGGCGCTGGTGGTGTTCGCCAGCTGGCGGGTGTGGCGCGTGCTGCTGGGGGCGTACCTGTTCGGCCTGGCCAGCATCCTTCATCTGGTGGCGCAAGGCATTGGTATCAGCGTGCCGTCCAACCTGCTGGCGATGCTGCCCTATGTGGCGACCATCCTGGTGTTGGTGCTGTTGTCGCGCGATGCCGTGCGCACCCGGCTGTACGCACCGGTGTCCCTTGGCCAGCCCTGGCGCGCCGGGCACTGA